The Sporomusaceae bacterium genomic sequence GACCTTGATCCCGGGATAGGTCCCGCCTGCCCGGCATTCAAGCAAAGGCTAGGTTTAGGACGTCTTCCCCTGATCCTTGGCGGGGGGCGCTTCCAGAGCGGTAGCGTTGTGTATTTCTTCTCTCACGCCGTTGGTCTCCTCTTTGAAGCCGCGGATGCTCTTACCGATCGCCTTGCCTACTTCCGGCAGCTTCGAGGGCCCGAAGACGACGAGAACGATAACCAGCACCAGTATCAGTTCGGTCATGCCGATATTGAACATAATAAGCCTCCTCTCTGAATAATTACATTATCGCAAACAGGACGAGTTTAGACAATGAATATTTTCTTATGCCGCAATAAACAGGGCCGCGCTCCTGCTAAGCTCTTTCAACCGGCCGTCGCCCCGGAAGCGGATCACGCCCGCCTTCCGGACCGCTTCGGCCAGTGCATCGCGCAGCGTCAGGAATGTATTGGTGTGACGGGCTGCCGCCTTGATCATGTCGTAGCCGTCGCCGCCGGCAATGAGGAAATCGCTCACAGCCACCAGATAAGTCTTATCGGCTGCCAGCAGGCTGCCGTCGGCCATTGTCGCAGCCGCCACCCGCCGGCCGGCCGGGGCCGCGGCGCGGTAATCGACCGTGAGGCCGGAGAACTGGAGTGTGCCATACTTGGGATTGGCGATGCCATGTTCGAGGGCGGCCAGCACCTGGGCGCCTGTCATCTCGGCCACGAACAGGTCGTTGTCGAACGGCATCACCGCGTACATATCGCCGAGGGTGACAGTCCCCGCCGCCAGCCCGGTCCTAAGGCCGCCGCCGTTGCACAGGGCGATATCCGCCTTGGCGGCCTGGCGCATCGCGTCGGTCGCCCACTGCCCGAGCGGCGAAAGCTGGAAGCGGTCGTGGGGCAGGGCGGTCTCAGCCCGGCCGAGGATAAGCCCCTTCACCGGCGCGATCTCGCTTTGGGCAGCGGCGACAATCGCCGCCACCCGTTTGTCGGGGACAAGGCCGGGCGGCACGTCCTTCACTTCGACCGTCGCGCCGAGCACTTCGCCGCTTGCAGCGCTGTAGGCGATATGGACGGCCGCGACTGAACGGCCGTTATAGTAAGCCTGCACCAGCGGCACGCCAGACACCTTTCCGGCTACCTTCAGATGGGAATGTCCGCTGACGACGGCGGCCAGATCGCTCCCCGCCGCCGCGGCCAGGTCGGCCGCCTCGCCGGTCGGCGGTTCGCCGGGATAGCTCGCCAGATGGGCAAGGGCGACGACAACGTCCGCGCCCTTCGCTTTCAACTCAGGAATCAGCGCCTTCAGCGTCGCGGCAGGGTCGGCGAATACGAAATTCTGTACATTTCGAGGATTGGTCGTCACAGCCGTATCGGGGGTCGTGAGCCCGACGACGGCGATTTTGACACCGTCGCGTTCCACGATGACATACGGCGCGACCAGCTCGGCCCGCCGGCCACTGCTCCTGTCGAGGATGTTGGCGGACAACATCGGGAAAGCGGCCTGCGCCATGCGTTCCCTGAGCACATCCAGCCCCCAGTCGAATTCGTGGTTGCCCAGGGCCATGGCGTCGAAGCCCACCGCGTTCATCACCGCGACCACCGTTTTGCCGCGCAGCAGATTGGAATCGGGAGTACCCTGGAACATGTCGCCGGCGCTAAGGATAAGCGTGCCGTCCGGGTTCTTGTCCCGTTCCGCCCTGAGATAGGCGGCCAGCGCGGCCGCGCCGGGGTTTTTGCCTTCGGCGGCCAGGGCGCCGTGAAAATCGTTGACCGTCAGGATGTCGAGACTGACCACACCCGGCTGGGGCGCAGCGGCGACGCCGGTCAGCGAAAGCGCCAAAGCCAGGAGCAAAAGTACGGCTGCCAGTCGACGGAAACGGGTAATCATCAGCGAATACCTCCTAATTGGCAATCATCCGGCGGGAAAATAAACGGTGAACGTACTCCCCTTGCCGAGTTCGCTCGCCACTTCGGCGCGGGCGCCGTGGCGGGCGACGATCTCGCGGGCTATGGCCAGCCCGAGACCGGTGCCGGCGGCGGTCCGGCCGTGGGACTTGTCCCCCTTGTAAAACCGTTCCCAGATGAACGGTAAATCCTCGCGGGAGATGCCGCTGCCGGTGTCGGCCACCTGCAGCCGCACCTCGCCGTCGGAGCGAGTGACGCTGGCCGTCACCTTCCCTCCAGGCGGGGTGAACTTCAGCGCGTTGTCGAGTAAAATCAGCAACAGTTGGGTGAGGCGGTCGCCATTACCGTTCACCGCCGTCTCGCCGTCCGTCGCCAGCGCCAGGGCCACCCCGGCCTGCTCGGCCCGGGGCGTAAGCAGTGACACAACGCTGTCGGCGATAGCCGCCAGCGGAATCTTCTCCATCGCCAGAACGGCGCCCTCGGCCTGCAGCCGGCTGAGATCAAGCAGCTCGTTTATCAGCCCCTCCAACCTCACCGTCTCGTCCCGCATCACGCGGTGGTACTTCTCGGCTTCCCGCGGCTCCTGCACCGTGCCGTCGAGGAGGGCTTCCGTATAGCCGCGGATAACGGTCAGCGGCGTCCTGAGCTCGTGAGAAATATTGGCGACGAAATCGCGGCGCAGCTTCTCCATCCTGGCTGTACTGGCCACAAAGCGGCCGAGTTCCTGGGCCAGCGCGTTAAGCGACCGGCCAAGCTCCCCGACCTCGTCGCCGTCGTCCGCCTTCACCCTGATGGCGTAGTCGCCGCGGGCCATCGTGGCCGCCGCCTCCTGCATATCGCGAAGCGGGCGCGTGATGCCGCTGGCCAACCGGCGGACAAGGAAAAACGTCAGCAGCAGGGCGGCGAGACCCAAGCCGCCGATGTAAAAATACAAACGCGTGAGGAACTCGTCGACGCCGCGGACCGGGGAGTTAAGGATGACGGCGCCGCTCACCGTCCCGTCCGCCTTAAAGAGCGGCACGCCGACAATCAGCATATTCTCGGCGTAAGTGGGGTGATAGAAACTTCTCGCCAAAACCTGGCCGTCAAAAACCGGCTCCAACCGGTCGGCCAGCGCCCGCGCCAGCAGGTTTCCCTGGCCCATGCCGTGGCCGCCGGGGCCCATATGGCCTCCCTGCCCCATACCATGGCCTCCCTGGCCCAGGCCGGGGCCACGGCCCATACCGGGGCCGCCCTGGCCGCGTCCCATAACACTGCCGGGCGGCGTCGAAATGGCGACTACCCGCCGCGCGTCGTCGACCACCCACACGCGGGCGCCAAGGAAGGCGTCGACGCTGTCGATCAGCTTAGTGAACTGCGTCTGGTCGATGCGGCCCTCGTTATAGCTCTCAACCAAGCGCCCGAGCTCATAGCCCTTATTGACCAGTTCCTGCTGCTTGCTGGCGAGGAAGTACTCGCGCAGCAGGAGGGAAATGCCGGCCGACACGCAGGCCAGCACCAGCACCACCACCATTATATAGCTGTACAGCAGCCTGCGCTGCAGCGAGTTTCTCACATTTTCACCTCAAACTTATAGCCGACCCCCCATACCGTCTTGATATCCCAGGGGGTGCTGTCCTGGGCGCCGATCTTCTGACGGATGCGTTTGATATGGGTATCGACAGTGCGGGTATCCCCGCAGTACGTATAGCCCCACACCGACTCCAGCAACTGCTCGCGGGAAAAAACGCGGGCCGGGTGGGAAGCAAGGTGCCACAGCAGTTCCATCTCCTTGGCGGTCAGGGGCTCGGTGCGACCGAACGCGGTAACGGTATATTCGCCGCGGTTAATATCCAGATTGGGAAACCGCAGGGTATCGGCCGCGGCTTCCTCCGCTCCGGGCGAGCGGCGCAGCACCGCCTTGACCCTCGCCACCACCTCACGGGGATTGAAGGGCTTGCCGATATAGTCGTCCGCCCCCGTCTCGAGGCCAAGGATGCGGTCGTCGTCGTCGGCGCTGGCGGTCAGCATGATTATCGGCACACGGGAAAATTTGCGGATCTGGCGGCACGCCTCCAGGCCGTCGAGCACCGGCATCATAATATCGAGGATGACCAAGCTGGGCGAAAGCTGCTGCACCTTGACGATCGTCTCCGCGCCGTCGGCCGCTTCGGCCACCGTGAAGCCTTCCTTGACAAAGTACAGCTTCAGCAATTCTCTTATCTGGGCGTCGTCATCGGCAACGAGAACCAGCGGTCCGGACATCGGTTCACCTTCTTCCCAGTTTGCGGCTTATATAAGCCGTA encodes the following:
- the tatA gene encoding twin-arginine translocase TatA/TatE family subunit, coding for MFNIGMTELILVLVIVLVVFGPSKLPEVGKAIGKSIRGFKEETNGVREEIHNATALEAPPAKDQGKTS
- a CDS encoding 5'-nucleotidase C-terminal domain-containing protein yields the protein MITRFRRLAAVLLLLALALSLTGVAAAPQPGVVSLDILTVNDFHGALAAEGKNPGAAALAAYLRAERDKNPDGTLILSAGDMFQGTPDSNLLRGKTVVAVMNAVGFDAMALGNHEFDWGLDVLRERMAQAAFPMLSANILDRSSGRRAELVAPYVIVERDGVKIAVVGLTTPDTAVTTNPRNVQNFVFADPAATLKALIPELKAKGADVVVALAHLASYPGEPPTGEAADLAAAAGSDLAAVVSGHSHLKVAGKVSGVPLVQAYYNGRSVAAVHIAYSAASGEVLGATVEVKDVPPGLVPDKRVAAIVAAAQSEIAPVKGLILGRAETALPHDRFQLSPLGQWATDAMRQAAKADIALCNGGGLRTGLAAGTVTLGDMYAVMPFDNDLFVAEMTGAQVLAALEHGIANPKYGTLQFSGLTVDYRAAAPAGRRVAAATMADGSLLAADKTYLVAVSDFLIAGGDGYDMIKAAARHTNTFLTLRDALAEAVRKAGVIRFRGDGRLKELSRSAALFIAA
- a CDS encoding ATP-binding protein yields the protein MRNSLQRRLLYSYIMVVVLVLACVSAGISLLLREYFLASKQQELVNKGYELGRLVESYNEGRIDQTQFTKLIDSVDAFLGARVWVVDDARRVVAISTPPGSVMGRGQGGPGMGRGPGLGQGGHGMGQGGHMGPGGHGMGQGNLLARALADRLEPVFDGQVLARSFYHPTYAENMLIVGVPLFKADGTVSGAVILNSPVRGVDEFLTRLYFYIGGLGLAALLLTFFLVRRLASGITRPLRDMQEAAATMARGDYAIRVKADDGDEVGELGRSLNALAQELGRFVASTARMEKLRRDFVANISHELRTPLTVIRGYTEALLDGTVQEPREAEKYHRVMRDETVRLEGLINELLDLSRLQAEGAVLAMEKIPLAAIADSVVSLLTPRAEQAGVALALATDGETAVNGNGDRLTQLLLILLDNALKFTPPGGKVTASVTRSDGEVRLQVADTGSGISREDLPFIWERFYKGDKSHGRTAAGTGLGLAIAREIVARHGARAEVASELGKGSTFTVYFPAG
- a CDS encoding response regulator transcription factor; translation: MSGPLVLVADDDAQIRELLKLYFVKEGFTVAEAADGAETIVKVQQLSPSLVILDIMMPVLDGLEACRQIRKFSRVPIIMLTASADDDDRILGLETGADDYIGKPFNPREVVARVKAVLRRSPGAEEAAADTLRFPNLDINRGEYTVTAFGRTEPLTAKEMELLWHLASHPARVFSREQLLESVWGYTYCGDTRTVDTHIKRIRQKIGAQDSTPWDIKTVWGVGYKFEVKM